The sequence GGCTTTGGTTATGACGGCAAGGGGCAGTATCGCCTCCATGACGCGGCGGACCTGTCCGCCGCCTGGGCGTCGGCGGCCACGCCGGAACGAATCCTCGAAGGGTGGGTTGACTTTGCTTGCGAGGTGTCGGTATTGGTTGCCCGCGGGGTGGATGGCCAGTGTGTCACATGGGGAGTTTTTGAAAATCAGCATGCGCGGGGAATACTGGATGTGACGCAAACGCCCGCCCGAATTGATCCGCAAACGGCACAAGTCGCCACGGAGCTAGCCTGCCATGTCGCCAGACAAATTGAGCTTTGTGGTCTGCTGTGCGTGGAGATGTTTGTCACCCACGCGGGCGAGGTGCTGGTGAATGAACTTGCCCCCCGACCCCACAACTCGGGTCATTTGACGATCGAAGCCAGCGTCACTAGCCAATTCGCCCAGCAAGTGCGGTTGCTAACGGGACTACCGCTGGGCGAAACCACGTTACGGCAGCCGACCGCGATGGCGAATCTGCTGGGAGAACTGTGGCAGTCCGGCACTCCAAATTGGTCGGCGGCGTGTGCGATACCAGGCGTGCAACTGCATCTATATGGCAAGACCGAGGCCCTTCCCGGTCGCAAAATGGGGCATTTGACGGCGGTCGCTCCGACAACCTCCGCCGCCGTCGACCGCGTGCTATTGGCCCGCCAAGCGCTGATTCAATCCACGGGGTCGGCCAATAGCGATAATAGTCCTGTCAGTGGCACGGCCACCCAATCGGGCCGGTTTTGAAGTTCATAGCCCAGTTCATAAACCGCTTTTTCTAAAATAAGCAAATCCAGCAACGGCTTGGGCTCTTTGGGCAATAGTCCGCTGCTTGCAAGACTTTGTTGATAAGTCTCCCAAAAAACTTGGGCCAAAATGAGGTATAAGGATTGAGTGTACCGTACCGTGGCGTTGTCAGCGCCTTGTGCAATGCCTAGCTGGGTCACGGCGTAATGCAGCGAGCGGAGCATTCCCGCCACGTCTTGCAGCGGACTTTTTTTGGCTTGCCGATCGGCCAGTGGCCGGGCCGGTTCTCCCTCAAAGTCGATCACCCAAAGATGTTCGGCCAATTTCTCGGCCGTTGGCGGATTTTGTCCGCTCCCTAATTCTGATGTTTCCACGAGTACTTGGCCCAGATGATAATCGCCGTGAATGCGAATCCGCTCGCCCAGATCAGTAAACATGTTCCAAGTGGCAAAGCGGTCTAGCAGTTTGGTTTGGCGAGTAAGCAATTCATTTGCCAGGTCTTGGGTGGCAAGCGGCAGTTGGGGCAAGCTATGGGCCAAAATGGCAAACTGCTGGCGGGCATAGGTGGCTTGGGTGTCGGCCAGCAGCGCGCGGTTCAGGCTTTGCCAATTTGCCGTGCCAAACGCAGGCAAATTCGTGCGAGCCAGGGCCAGGTGCATTTGCGCGGTTTTTTGAGCCAGGGCCTGGCAAAAAGTGGCCAATTCCGCGGTATTGGTAGGAAGCTGTTTTAAACCACTCGCGGATGAGGTGGCGGCGGACCAGACGCGATGCAAAAGATCTCCCATCACATCCCAGGCCGCGCGGCAGTCGGGCAGGTATTCGCATAACATTCCCCAGGTGGCGAGACCGGTGGCCAACTCGATTTGCAGCACGGCCCACAGTGGGGGGCAGACCTGGGCATTTGATTGCTGCAAGTAGCGGCAAATTTCGGCATCGGGGTTTTCCCCCGTCGCTAATTTGCGATACAGTTTGAGTATGCCTGGGCGGTTGGCGGCGGGTGAGTCTTTCTTGGTCCCGGGATCGGCCCGCTCGTGGCCAAAAACCCAAGAAGAGTTGCTTTGCTCCAAATGGATTAATTTTCCCACGGGGGGAGGGGATGAATTATCCCGCGAGACCCAAGCGGGAGATTGCCAATGCTGTTGACCATGCCGCGCGGCCTGCCAGAGCGCGGCGGTAAACTCGGGCGTGGCGGTGATTTCCGGCGGGATATCGCTGCTCGATGTGCACAGGGCGGGTTCAAAACCGGCGGGCCAGGCGGTCCAGTACAGTTCTTCGCGCGCGGGAAGGGGCGATTCAGTGGTTGTGCGCGGTGTCAAGGTGATCCGCAATAATTGAATTGTCAACGGACAATCCAGGGCAAACGGATGCAGGGACGTCAGGTCAATTCGCGCGACATCCATCCCCTTTGCGCCGTACCAACGTTGCTGGGTCAACCACTGGGAGATTGCCTGAACCGCGGGGGGGGAAAGTGTGACTGAATGTGCCATGTCGTGAAATGCCCGGGTAAATAAAAATGAGAATGGCCAATCGTTTGTGGGAATGGGCAGGCTGGCACCCTTATTCACAACGAAGCAAAAACAGATGCGCGGGGCGTTCGGGCGTCAGGGAAATGTACGCCCCCTCGCGGTCCCACTGGTAACTTTCGCCAGTCAACAGATCTTGTACGGAAAATGCCTCGGGCAGGTGTCCTGGCAATAATGTCAAGTCGAGTTCCAATTTGCCGATTTGCGGCGCATGGGGGTCGAGGCTGACGACGGTTAAGACGACATCCCGCGACGTTGCGGAGTGCTTGGTGTAAGCCAGGATTTGCTCATTGGCAATCGGGTGAAACCGCAGCGTGTCATCGACCTGCAGGGCGGGATGTTCGCGCCGCAGGCGATTAATCGTGCTAATGATCCCCCGCAAACTATGCGGCGCGTCCCAATCCCATGCTTTGAGCTCGTATTTTTCACTATTCAGGTATTCCTCGCTGCCTGGATCGCGGGGGGTGTTGTCGCATAGTTCATAAGCGGGACCGTACATGCCATAGCTGGCCCCCAACGTGGCGGCCAGAACGAGGCGAATCACGAACGCCGGGCGGCCCCCCGTTTGCAGATAGGCGTGCAAGATGTCCGGCGTGTTGGGCCACAGATTGGGCCGGAAAAATTGATTCACCGGCGGCGTGGTTAATTCGGTAAAGTAATCGATCAACTCGGCCTTTTCGTTGCGCCAGGTAAAGTACGTGTAGGACTGCGTATAGCCCAATTTGGCCAGACGGTATTTGATCTTGGGGCGGGTAAACGCCTCGGACAAAAAGATTAATTCAGGATGCGCGCGTTTGAGGCTGCCAATCGCCCACTCCCAAAATGGGAACGCTTTGGTGTGGGGGTTATCCACGCGAAAGACGTGCACGCCAGCGTTGATCCAAAATTCAAACACGCCCTTTAATTCCTGCCACAGCTTTCGCCAGTCCCCGCTTTCAAAGTCAAACGGGTAAATGTCTTGATACTTTTTGGGTGGATTTTCGGCGTATTGGATTGTGCCGTCGGGACGCTCTTTGAACCAGTCCCGATGTTCCGTGACATAGGGATGCTCGGGCGAACATTGAAACGCGATATCCAAAGCCAATTCGATTCCCAGTTTTTCCGCCGCGACGCGCAACTCTTGAAAATCCGCAAATGTCCCCAACTGGGGGTGAATCGCCGTGTGCCCCCCCCCTGCTCCGCCAATCCCCCAGGGGCTACCCACGTCGTCGGGCTGGGCCTGGGGTTGGTTGTTTTTTCCTTTGCGGTAGGTGGTGCCTATGGGATGAATGGGGGGCAGATACAAAATGTCAAACCCCATCTCGGC comes from Pirellulales bacterium and encodes:
- a CDS encoding 5-(carboxyamino)imidazole ribonucleotide synthase codes for the protein MPPLSDHHVIPPGEILGVFGSGQLGRMFALAAAQLGYRVWTFSPDSLSPAGQVCEREFIADYTDLAAVREFASQVAGITFEFENIPETTIQAAEALTRVRPAARVLGICQHRLREKQFLAQRGIPHAPFLPVNSPAELEAAIRVIGLPAILKTAGFGYDGKGQYRLHDAADLSAAWASAATPERILEGWVDFACEVSVLVARGVDGQCVTWGVFENQHARGILDVTQTPARIDPQTAQVATELACHVARQIELCGLLCVEMFVTHAGEVLVNELAPRPHNSGHLTIEASVTSQFAQQVRLLTGLPLGETTLRQPTAMANLLGELWQSGTPNWSAACAIPGVQLHLYGKTEALPGRKMGHLTAVAPTTSAAVDRVLLARQALIQSTGSANSDNSPVSGTATQSGRF
- a CDS encoding alpha-1,4-glucan--maltose-1-phosphate maltosyltransferase: MDVPFPADGRRRVVIDNLRPQVDGGRFPVKRIVHDPVTVQVAIFADGHDSLTCYLRYRSDERQDWQETPLAAQGNDEWSAELRIDRIGWWQFTAIAWIDHFATWRYELTKRAIAGQDLTVDLQIGANYVASTADRLSEKNHASDKQALLSAAAKLRDAGLSQNDRVEIGLHHELEQLMLRHADRALATEHPIQSILVERPKARFSTWYELFPRSCGTSEEPNPGQRHGTLRDVITKLPRIAEMGFDILYLPPIHPIGTTYRKGKNNQPQAQPDDVGSPWGIGGAGGGHTAIHPQLGTFADFQELRVAAEKLGIELALDIAFQCSPEHPYVTEHRDWFKERPDGTIQYAENPPKKYQDIYPFDFESGDWRKLWQELKGVFEFWINAGVHVFRVDNPHTKAFPFWEWAIGSLKRAHPELIFLSEAFTRPKIKYRLAKLGYTQSYTYFTWRNEKAELIDYFTELTTPPVNQFFRPNLWPNTPDILHAYLQTGGRPAFVIRLVLAATLGASYGMYGPAYELCDNTPRDPGSEEYLNSEKYELKAWDWDAPHSLRGIISTINRLRREHPALQVDDTLRFHPIANEQILAYTKHSATSRDVVLTVVSLDPHAPQIGKLELDLTLLPGHLPEAFSVQDLLTGESYQWDREGAYISLTPERPAHLFLLRCE